The genomic stretch CCAAGCCACGGCCGGCAAGGTCGGGTTCGTGGTCCGTCAGCACGGCTGGCCGCTTGCGCGCCTGAAGCAGTGGAAACAGAAGCTCTCTGACATGTTTGTCGACCGCGACGGGTACGCCTTCACCCAGCCGGACACGTTTGGCCGCCGCATCGACGAGTTCATCTGCCGCAACCGGGCCGCATACGTGCGCATTCTGGACCGCATCACGGCAGCGACGCGCGGTGGGCTTGTCGACAACTACGTCCGCGACCCGCTCCTGCGAACAATCTACGAGGAACGCGGCGCACGGTTCCGGCCCGAGACCTACGCCTGCCTCATGGTGAAGTCGCTCACCAAGGCGACCTTCCGCTCCGTCTTCGGACCCAGCTTCTACCAATCCTCGGTAGACCAATTCTAGCCGAGCCGAAGTCCGGCCGCCCGGCCTTGCTTCGCCTTGACTACCAAGGGCTTGCGCGGCTAGACTTGACCGTCGATGAGCGCCGAAGTATCACCGGTTGAGCCGCAACTGCCCGGCCGAAACGCTGATTCGGAGCAGCGCTGGCCCGTCATTGTCATCGGCTCGCTGGCGCTGCTTAACGGCCTTCTGAGCGTCGGCCAGGCGTTCTTCATCCGCATCCGTGAGAATCCTCACTTCCTTACGCTTCCGCTGCCCTACGGCGTCTACCACTGGAGCCGATTGCTCGCCCTGCTCTTCGGTACAATCCTCCTCTACCTGTCGTTCCACCTGTTCCAGCGCCGCCGCGCCGCCTGGTGGATGAGCGTCGGCGGGCTGGCGCTGGCAATCCTCGTTCACAGCGGCCACAGCCGTGTTCATCATGTGCTGCTCTGGACGATATCGGCTGCCACGCTGGTGCTGCTGATCATCTACCGCCGCCGGTTTACCGTCAGGAGCGAACCAAGAAGCATCGTGCGCGGGTTCGTCTTCATGGCCGGCAGCTTCCTCTTCGCGCTGCTATACGGGACGCTCGGCTTCTATTTCCTCGACAAACGCGATTTCGGAATCGACTTCCTGCTCGATGAGGCGCTCGTTCGCACGCTGCGCCAATACCTGCTTATCGGGAACGCCGACCTTGTCGCCCATACCAGGCACGCGCTCTGGTTCCTCGATTCGCTGGGCGTAATCGGCGTGGCCGCACTGGTATTTGCGGTCTACAGCCTGTTCCGGCCGCTCGCCTTCCGACTGCGCACCCTGCCCCACGAGCGTGCCCGAGCCCTCGAACTGCTCGACCGTTACGGTCGCGTGCCCGAGCACTACTTCACCACCTGGCCCGACAAGTCGTTCTTCATGAGCCCCTCTTCCGAAGGCTACATCAGCTACCGGGTGGCGGCCGGCGTTGCCGTCAGCCTTTGCGACCCGGTAGCACCGGAATCCGCGGTTCCCGGTCTCCTGCGGCAGTTTCTTCGCTTCTGCGAGGACAACGGCTGGCCGGTCGCGCTCCTCTACACCCGGCCGGACTGGCTGTCAATCTACGATGCGGCCGGGCTGCGCGCGCTCAAGATCGGCAGCGAGGCAATCGTCAACCTCGAACGGTTCTGCACCGAAACCAACCACTCCAAGCAGTTCCGCCGGAACAAGCGGCGGCTGATCGAAGACGGGTTCTCCTTCAGCCGTCACGCGCCGCCGCATCCTGTCGAGCTGGTCCAGGAGCTTGAAACCGTCTCGCGCGAGTGGCTCAACCTGCCCGGCCGGCGCGAACGCTCCTTCGCGCTCGGCAGCTTCTCGCATGACTATGCGGCTCGCACGACCTTCTTCGTCGTCCGCGACTGGGCCGGCAGAATCGTCGCATTCGTCAATGAGACGCCGGCCTATCAGCCGGGCATGGCGACGATTGACATGATGCGCCATCGGGCCGATGCGCCGCATGGGATCATGGACTTCCTGTTCGACAA from bacterium encodes the following:
- a CDS encoding phosphatidylglycerol lysyltransferase domain-containing protein, with translation MSAEVSPVEPQLPGRNADSEQRWPVIVIGSLALLNGLLSVGQAFFIRIRENPHFLTLPLPYGVYHWSRLLALLFGTILLYLSFHLFQRRRAAWWMSVGGLALAILVHSGHSRVHHVLLWTISAATLVLLIIYRRRFTVRSEPRSIVRGFVFMAGSFLFALLYGTLGFYFLDKRDFGIDFLLDEALVRTLRQYLLIGNADLVAHTRHALWFLDSLGVIGVAALVFAVYSLFRPLAFRLRTLPHERARALELLDRYGRVPEHYFTTWPDKSFFMSPSSEGYISYRVAAGVAVSLCDPVAPESAVPGLLRQFLRFCEDNGWPVALLYTRPDWLSIYDAAGLRALKIGSEAIVNLERFCTETNHSKQFRRNKRRLIEDGFSFSRHAPPHPVELVQELETVSREWLNLPGRRERSFALGSFSHDYAARTTFFVVRDWAGRIVAFVNETPAYQPGMATIDMMRHRADAPHGIMDFLFDNLFCMLRDQGLQRFDLGLAPLEGVGGHPDSTTEERVVRQLFDLLGRFFPMAGLRAYKAKFDPEWEDRYLVYQGGPAGLVRTAIALSRILA